The region CAATGACAACCTTTTATTACCCGCCAATTTGCCTCATGTTGCGGCCGTGTATGGAGACATGCTCGGCCAGCTGGTGCTTCTCCTGCTTCATGGCCGCCGTTTTCAGCATCAACGCTTCGAGTTCCTCGTCGCCGGCATTGTTACGTAAAGCTGGCTTCAAATCCACTTCTTCGTCGCGCAGGAGACAGGGGCGCAGCTTGCCGTCGGCGGTCAGGCGGAAGCGGTTGCACTCGCCGCAGAAACAGTCGGTCACCGGGCCGATGAAGCCGATGCTGCCCGCGCTGCCGGGGACTTTATAATACTTGGCCGGGCCGTGGCCGTTGTGGGAGGGGTAGTGGGGTTCGAGTGCGCCCAGCTCGCGCTCTATTCTCTCTCTAATCTCGTCAATGGAGACCATCTTGTGGCCGTTTTCATTGCCCACCAGCGGCATCTCTTCTATATAGCGCACATGCCAGCCGTCCGACACGCTCTTGCGGGCGAAATCGACTACCTCGTCATCGTTGACGCCGCGCAAAACGACGGTGTTTATCTTGACGGGGTTAAGACCTGCTTTTTTAGCCGCCTCGATGCCTTCCAGCACGTCCTCCAGCTTGCCCGCGCCGCACATGGCGGCGAAACGCTCCGGCTTGAAGGTGTCGAGCGAGATGTTGACGCGGCTGACGCCGGCGTCCTTGAGTTCCTGCGCCATTTCGGCCAACCGGGTGGCATTGGTGGTCATAGAGATGTCTTCGATGCCGGGGACGGCGCGGATGAGCCTGACAAGCTCGGCCACGTGCGGGCGTACCGTGGGTTCACCCCCGGTAAGGCGGATGCTCTTGACGCCCAGACGGGCGGCGGCGCGCACCACGCGCTCGATTTCCTCATAGCGCAGGATGTCGTCATGCGAAAGGTGCTGCATGGCGCTGGAATTGCAGTAGATACAGCGCAGGTTGCAGCGGTCGGTGACCGAGATGCGCATGTAGTCTA is a window of Dehalococcoidia bacterium DNA encoding:
- the moaA gene encoding GTP 3',8-cyclase MoaA; translated protein: MLDSYHRHIDYMRISVTDRCNLRCIYCNSSAMQHLSHDDILRYEEIERVVRAAARLGVKSIRLTGGEPTVRPHVAELVRLIRAVPGIEDISMTTNATRLAEMAQELKDAGVSRVNISLDTFKPERFAAMCGAGKLEDVLEGIEAAKKAGLNPVKINTVVLRGVNDDEVVDFARKSVSDGWHVRYIEEMPLVGNENGHKMVSIDEIRERIERELGALEPHYPSHNGHGPAKYYKVPGSAGSIGFIGPVTDCFCGECNRFRLTADGKLRPCLLRDEEVDLKPALRNNAGDEELEALMLKTAAMKQEKHQLAEHVSIHGRNMRQIGG